ttttgtttttgtttttgtagtcctggaaattgaacccagggtctcatgcatgctaggcaagtactctgcttCCATCTTTTCACAGTTACATTCCCAGCgtctttcctctttattttgagacagggtctcactagtttgctgagactggcttcaatttgcaatcctcctgcctcagctttcaaaGTCAGAGATTCAGGTGTCTGCCACCCCATTCAGCTAGCAATGTGTCATTATAGGATATAATACTACAGCACCTCTGTTCAGAGAATTAAGTGAACTAACCTatgttttcttctccttccttcttctctgtcAGAAGAGTTCTTGTCATGCTGAGTTTCTTCATTGTATGGCATTTGTATTTTAGCAGTGTTTTATTATTGCCTTCTGCATCCACTGGAACATaaaatgaattcaattattaCACTGCTTGATACCAGCAAATAATGATGCTAAGCCATAGTAATTCCAGTTTATGGAGTTTGACTAAACTACTTCCTATTACCATGGTACAGTAAGTTCAAAGTACAATTTATCTCTCCTGTTCCAAGCACAGAGAAATGATAGGTAAAACACTACCACTTGAAGACCCTGACTAGATTCAAAAACAATACACACCTACAAGGGAGAGAAATGCAAAGCTATGAGTGAAATTAGAGTCATAGACCTCATAGGCTCAAATCCTAAAGTGGGAAATTGAGGTCAGGAATTTGGCCATAGAGTAATGGGATCTATAATTCTAGCACTTAAAATATTTAGTGCTAGACCATTATTACTTGATACCAGAGGTTGGAgtgaggacatttttttttaatacatttatttttaaatgtatttttatgtggtgctgaggattgaacccagggccttgcacatgtgaggcgaaccctctaccgctgagccacaaccccaacaccCCCACACACTTCCATTTATAAAAGaaggctcaggaaaaaaaaattgctgacaATCGCTGCTAGAATCATGTGCATCTAGGCAGAAGGAGGAGGCTCTGAGCCAGAGATGTGAAGTAATGAAAAACTTATATATTGCTCTTTGAGTGTAAACTGGTATTAGAGATATTtaacaatttgaaaatgaaattattgatATGGGGTCAAATCAGTAATTACACTTGATTCAACTAAAATTGAAGACAACACACTCATcaatcttctttcttcctttctttttttttatttttttggggggggcggtactggggattgaacccagacatgctcaaccactgagctacatccccaaccctttttggttttgagatagggtcttgctaaggtgctgaggctggcctcaaacttccaatcctcctgcctcagcctcctgagcaactgggggATATTTGGAACTATAGGTGTGCCATCTCACCCAGCTAGGAGCATTTTTatagtgagaaaataaaacatatcacCATGTTATCTAAAGTGTATTATCAAACTAGGCAAGGTGGTaaatatctataatcccagcaacctgaggcaagaggattccaaatTTGAGGCTAATTCAGCAaataagcaaggccctaagcaactttgcaagactctgtctcaaaagggttgtggatgtagctcaaaggtaaaacatccctgggctcaatccccaatactagaaacaacaacaaaaaggataaTATCAGTTTTCATTTATAGTAGcagtaaaatggaaaagaaataaagaataaactgTGATACAGTCACAAAATACTAAGCAGCAAGGAAAAGAGATAAATTAGCACTATGTATATATTAACAAGTAGAATCCTAAAACATATCTCAAtcctaaaatgagagaaaaaagttACAGAATTATTTGTATAGTGTGCgtcattgtttatttatttatttaactggcaccagagattgaacccagctgcacttaatcactgaatcacatctccagccctttttattttgggctaGGGTATCATTAAGTAggttaggatcttgctaagttgctgaagcctgcctcaaacttgggattctcctacctcagtctctagagttgctaggattataggtgtgtaccacacCTGGTCCTAGcatgttatataaattttttgttttttgcttttcagtgcCAGGGAAATCAAACtaagggccttgcacctgctaggcaatgctttcccactgagttataccccaggtcaagtttgaaaatatataaaacagtgcTATTTATTGTATGTAGACGCATACATATGTAACATAGAACTAAATATAGGAAAGATAAACAGCAAATTCAGGAAATTACTTCTGAAGACAAGAGAAAAGAATaagtttgggaggctggggttgtagctcagtggcagagtgcttgcctaacatgggtgaggcactgggtttgattctcagcactgcatataaataaataaaatacaggtccaccagtaactaaaaaataattaaaaaaagaaaaaaagaataagtttggaaAGGGGTATACAAGAATGTTTTTTAACTATAATCTGAGTCAGCCTGGCAAATGATAGAATATGATGCAGCTAAAAAATTAGGCATATgagatgtttaattttaaaacttactataTATGGTATGTtacaaattatttgtttattttattttggttccaaggattgaatccaggggcacttaaccactgagccacatccccagttcatgttattttttattttgagacatggtcttgctaagttgctcagggtctccctaagttgctgaggctggctttgaacttgagatcatcctgcctcagcctctaagctgctgggattacaggaatgcaccaccaaaCCCAGCTTGTTACAAATAATGtagatgaaacaaacaaacaatttaaCTAGGGGTTAAATTACAGGAGCCAGGGCTATAAACtgagtaacttgggaggctgaggcaggaggatcacattaGAGGTCTCagtaacttaggaagaccctgtagtctcaaaataaaaaataaaaaggactcggGGGCTGGTTGTGCTTAGCAgtatagagcgcttgcctagcacgtatgaggccctgggttcaatcctcagcaccacataaaaataaatgaatgagggtattgtgtctaactacaactaaaaaataaatataaaaaaaaaaggattggggatgtagctcagtgataaaaatGCCCTggctggtttcaatccccagagggcaaaaaaaaaaaaaagaatcagtttcACTTGCATAGTAATTACTTACCATGTTCagcattttcttcaaatataacACATGTTCCAAGAGTATCTGCagaaaaaatcaaagacaaattgTTAAGGAATAACAGAGAGGGGTGGGGTtttgtctcagtggttgagcacttgcctaggatatgtaaggcactgggttccattctcagcaccagatatataaaaataaattaacaactaataaaaatatttttttaaaaaagctacttTTTCTGGaagatatatataaaaggaatttaaaaaatcatgacacaatacctttattttatttatttttatgtggtgctgaggctccaaCCTATCTCCTCTCAGGAGCCTCTAacagagccataaccccagccccataaaaagGAATTTGATCTGACATCTTCTTACCTTCATATTCCCCAGCAAAGACATAGCTATCCAATTGCATAATGGGCCTTTCAGTGTCGATTCCCTACAACAGAATAAAGGATCATAAATATCATCCAAAGAACAAGCCTTCAATGTGTGACCTCGCTACCAAGGAAAATGATTTTCCAAACTGGGAAACTAAAGAGCAACTTGCTCTAGGAAGCCCAAGATAAGCACTGCTCTCATCCCAGGAGCTCCAACCTGAAGACTACTTAATTAATACCCAAGTAGCAAGGTCTACTTCAATCAACGATAAGAACACAAAGTTTTGGGAGAAGTATTCCAGGGATTTTAAGGTAAAGGGATAAGAGCGCATGATATAGCTTGGTGGAAGAggtgtgcttagcatgctcaaggctctcggttccatccccagaactgcatggaggaaaaaaaacaggtaaTAATTTAAGATATCATAGTTCAAATCTACAACATGTGATGTCTTAGAAGTCCTTTGTTTCAAATTACCCAGTCTGACCtgaaacttgcaattctcctgcctcagcctccagagtagctggattGCAGACATTCAccagtaatttttgttttaagaaaatctgtaACAATCACCCAATTCTAGAAGACTCACCAAAATCTTGCATTTATTCTCACATTTTGAGAGAAAGTCTGAATCGATGATTCCCGATAATTCAACTAGAACAAACTGCTCCTGCTGGAAGAAAGAAGAGTTAGCTAGCTAGCATGTGAGCGAGCAGGAAGAGGCAATAAACATAAAAAGCCAAAAATTCCCATTGTAATGAGTCCGTCCACCTTTGTGGAAACTGGGTCCGGTTTTCAATGAGAGGATGCAAGCGACGTTACCTAAGGAACCTTCCCAGCACTTCTACATTCTTACTGTGGTGGGGCAATCAAGACTGAGACCACACGCTCCCCAGCTCTGCGCGCCAGGGACCTGGAAGCGGCCCAGGCGCCAGGGGGCCTCCCTCCCGCCTACCGCATCCCTGAGCCCTTCCCACCCCCAGCCCGCACACCCATCACTGCGACTGCGGTGCAGGCTTCCGACAGAGTGCTTACTgcctcatcctcttcctcctctctgtccTCCCGGGTCGGCTGCTCGGCCGCTGCCATGAGCCTTAGACCTCCGCGCCTGGGTCATAAGACAAGCTCTCCCGGCGCCGCCATCTTGAGTACGGGCAGCAGCTCCCGTGGGCCTCGCCGGCCAGAACGCGAGATGGAGGCCGCCGCCGGAAGGCCGGCTGCCGGCGCTCAGAGCGCGCAAACCCACGTGCGCGCAGGCCCCGCCTCGCCGCGTTTCTCACAGCAGCTGTACGGCGTCCTGGCGTCCACCGCGGAGCTCTCTGGGCTGTGCAGGCACCCTTGGGACTGGGAACCCTCGGGCTTCTGACCCAGCTGGCGAGGCAGCGGGGAGAAAGAAGATGAAGCAAGGAAACCAGGGTGTGCGTGGAAGTGCACAAAGCCTCTTGTTCACTCACCTGTACGTTTCTTGGAAAGAAATTCTGAATGTTGTGTAATCGCTAATACTCAATACAGGGTCCCCCGGACCCAAGTTAAAGGCACATTCAGTTTAACAGGTATTAAGTTCCTGCTGCGTGAAAAGCACCGACTTAGACGCTATGAAAAATAGgagttggatttctttttttttttttttaagagagagaattttttttaatatttattttttagttttaggcgaacacaatatctttgtttgtatgtggtgctgaggatcgaactagGAGTTGGATTTCAGGCCTGCAAGAGCATAGGCTCTACAAGAGTTACATAAGTAGGTCCATCAAGTGCATCAAATTGTTAAGAGCATATAAAGAGAACCTCCCCCCACCATTGAACCCAGGACAATGGTACATGCCCAggaagtgctctattactgaactAATCCCCAGGGTCCCCGCTATTCCCCCCACTCTTAATTTGAGGCAGGGTCCCACTAAATGGCCCAAGCTGGCCTCGAGTAtgttatgatcctcctgctccctcctaaGTAGTTGGGGtcacatgcatgtgccaccacgcttgGCTTAGtagtatgctttaaaaaaaaaaaaaaaaaaaaaaaaaaaaagttaaaatatatttctttctagcctttttttttcctagttattgatggacctttattatttatttatttatttatatgtggtgctgagaatcatacccagtgcctcacacaagctaggcaagcgctctaccactgagccacaaccctagcccctatacTTATATCTTCATATACAAGTCTAAAATGGTACAAATTTCAAACCATCagcatgctgggcaagctctgtaccactgaactacatctccagccctacaaCTTTTTAACTTGCTTTTGTCACTATACATCATGgtggtttttctcttttctctgattATTATTTATCTACATAATTTTAGTAACTGGATAGTTTGTGTGACTATGTCATAActtaattcttcctttttttttaatatttagtctaTTTTACAAGTTTGTAGGTGTAAAGAAACACTTTAGGAAACAaccttataaatatattttcacccaTTGCCCAATTAAATGAATGAAGAGGttcttttagctttttgtttttcaattttgagacaaggcctggctaagttgctaaaACTGGTCTATAACTTTTAactctcctgcttcagtctccccaaCTGCTGTGCCTGGCTAAGTGAGTAAgatttcatagtttaaaaaaatggagaactGCTGGacatgatggtacatgcctataatcccagctgctcaggtactaagcaacttaaaccctgtctcaaaataaaaaattttaaaaagggatagggatgtaactcagtggtaaagtttccctgggtttaattctcagtacaaaaaaaaaaaaaaaaaaaaatgatggttgAGCCCTATTCTTTCTCTTCCCATCCCCCTGCTTATATCTTTGTCTACCTGCCTACTCTAACATTCTGAGTCCCTCAAGGACTCAGAATTCTGAAACCCTTAAGATTTGGGGCAACAGATCACCTGTTTGACTGCTTCCTGCTAGTCAGGGGCAACAATTTTTTCAGAGTCTGGTTCCTTGCTACCAAGTGGTCAGGATAgggaatttgggggcttttgctTTAGCTTAAGAGGAGACATTTGATGGCAGGTGAGCACTACTGGAATCTTCATCTCACATGATCTAATACAGCTGATGATAGCAGCAGGGCCTCAGACACAACACATTGATAATCCCCAGCAAGCCTTTGGGACGTCTGGAGGTTGATGCCCTTTAGATAGGAAGAGATGAAATTAATGAGGAGGGTTAATAGGGGATGAATAAGAGAATCAAAGAAGATTGAAGCTAATAGTTCTATAGAAGGGAAAAACCAAGAGAACTATGCCCAAGTCTCCTCCTAAGAGAACTAGCCCTGGGCTGCTTTCTCCCTAAATTTGTGATGCCTGGGTGATTAGTTTATGAATCTGTcctgatttgtttgttttgtttttttttttggctgtgaacccagggccttgtgcatgcaaggcaagcactctaccaactgagctatatccccagccccctgacctGTTTTGTTGACACAAAGACAGCACTCCTCTTGGAGGATTATTCAGACTCCTGTTTTGTAGGACTATGGCCATCAAGGAATGGACCATGTTATAAGTCAATGAGAGCTCAGCCATGGCATCCAGGCCATGAGCAGTCACTAGGAGAGATCAGTGTATAGGAACATTGTGCCAGGTAATATTTAAAGAACTGTGCTGGAGACAAGCCTTTACAGTGACTAAATCTGAGAAGAGCGAAAGGGCTTCATCATGGAACTGTTGTAATTTGGAAGTTACCGATTTTACTTGGAGATTAAAAAGTATAGTAGTCAAAGGTCCTGATTGTGTTAACAGCCAGGTGAGGTTAGGCaagtaatttttaatagtttctcATGTCTATACATCTTAAgatctggatttaaaaaaaaaaaaaaagcagactcaAATTAGTTCAGGACAAATATTAGTTTGGCAGAGGCTCTTGATAGTTATTGTCAAACATGTATAAGATCCTATTTTACtttggatagggctaatgtaagtatatATTCTCAAGTTATATTTAAAAGGACTAACGTCTTTCCCTTTTAAATGTTCATGCATGACTGTACTTTGACTTTTACTTTACCCTCACATTAGTACATGTGTCTTTGGTTATATGATCTTGCCGGGTATTTGAGACCAAGGAGGTGACCAAAAAGTAACCTCTTTCCTTCCCACTGTTAAAGTGAGCTAAGATTCCTCAGGGTTACTTTTTAGGAACTATGAAACACCTCTTCACTCCTTCAGTCTTTTCCTTTACCAGttgtgccatctgccaggatgaGTCAGAGTCTTGCTGACTGATGACCACATATGGCTTCCCTTGGAAACATTGGAGACATTTCCCTCTCAAGTGACCCTCCTCTGTGCAGAATGATACTGGTTAGCTTCCTTTTCTCTAGGGCCTTCACAATCTCCCCAATTGGGAGGTTGGGTGACTCACTGGAGTTGTAGGTCCAATTTTCTCTGGGTCCTGGCTGACCTTTGAAGGCAAGGGTCAAAGCAtcggttttgtttgtttgtttttccttacaCCTCTATTTTCTTTGACTTTGGTCTCCAAGTCTTGGTTGTTGAACACAGGTCATGTccaccagtctttttttttttttttttgagatagggtctcactaagtagcttggggccttgaatttgctatcctcctgcctcatcctcatatttgttgggattataggtatacactACCATGCCCCACTAGGTCCACCAATCTTGAAGTGGGAGtagtttttatgtgtgtgtgtgtgtgtgtgcttctggggattgaacccagggccttgtgcatgtgaagcaaacactctaccaactgagctatatccccagccctgggaatagtttgttttaatTGTAACTTTTGGAATTTTACAATTACCCATTGCATTTAGTTGGGATCAGTATTAGTACTAGGAGTCAGTTTCATATTGTCGTGAGGGGCCAAAAATTGCGACATACGCAGTctaggagagaaataaagaatgtgcaCGTGCTtttgcccctttcaatgctttattcacagAATTACTCGatacaatttcattttatagGTTCTTAATAAAAAAAACGACAATcctaatgctaggcactgcaatagacataatcagttcacagcaaacaattctagattaattctaggcactgcaaaacacacttaatcatgacaggctagtgacagtcATTCCCtatgcatgctaagttcaaaagtctcaagccttaggctttatgtccagcagatgcacactcactcagaccgcggtgatcaggtccagaaccaaggcaggcttttcctggcgtGGAATGGACGACTGCTTGAGGAGAGGGTCCTAGGGAGAAGTTGTGgttctcaccaaggtccagacaaggtggtagagtttgagagcggtgAGGATCATGCCGAGGATCAGGAAaagatgacaagtgatgggatgtcaggtcctcatcaggctctccagtgcatccttgttttggctggctgaatccctgttcatcagctctattatttatactaaattgggggcttttgaccccttTCAATCCTgatcagctaccaccagatttctccatgatatcattgaccctggggtcagaaatatctgctaagagccaagtatatgatgcatggcatttttggttgaaaggtgacgccagctagccattgagatgatatgattatgttaagatttgcattcatatggatattggactcctgctgttcacctaggccggctacgggactcctggagagttcccattggttggggaagtacagtaggagggagttctgggggaggagctctctctgcgggtccgggaggagtcggcgtgggtggaaaaaatcttcccgggctcgtaccggacattggcggcagtttcaaaaaataaactttgttcctgcttgagtggctcgtgattttgtgcccagccagactgtacaaccacaaaaatgggaagttatactccaaatatgtatatgtcaaaatgcattctactatcatgtataactaaaaagaacaaattaaaaaaaaatttttttttttaaatgctgtggttggcctctaacttgcaatcctcatgtctgagccttctgagcctctgggattatagtcatgcatgACTCATCTGGCTGTCTTTTTATAAACCAATTTGATACTATATAGATACAATATTcaatatacacatgtacacaaaaaatatagacagaagaaaaaaattttataattttcatttagatTTCCTACTTGCcatttttcaaaatagctagacGGTTGATGTGATTATCATATCTGTAAGCaatccttaatcttttttttttttttagtagtgaggattgaatccaggggtgcttaaccactgagccacatccccagccctttttattttttattttgagatagggtttcactaagtgaattgcttagggcctcaggatgttgctgggatcacaggtgtgcaccactacacccagcaccattcaaattattaatctgttAAATGGATCGATccaatgattaggttaaggctctcttttttttatttttaattttatttagttgtcaatggacctttattttatttatttatatgtggtgctgagaatccaagccagtgcttcacacatgctgggcaaacactctaccactgagccacaatcccagccccaagttaTAGCTCTCTTAATCTAATCACTTCCTCTTTTGCATTAACACAGAATTTTTGGGAatgcctcatatccaaatcataacagttaAGAAGTTATGGgttaacaaaatgagaaaatttaaaaatcagattaaaaagaACCCTGTTAGAGACAAACTTAATAGTTTTTGTGGGCACTGTTGGAGCtagtaaagaaaaatatgtagttTTGGGGaggtaattaattttaattgtaatCAATAGAGGtatcattaaaaaaacagaatataattgCTGAAAAATGCAAATGGGGTGTTGGGTGCAATATTTAAAATGCTACCACTAGGAGgagacaaatgaattaaaaatcgTAAAATCTGCTCATATTCCTTTGGAACATGTTATCTAAATGAAGAAAAGCctatatgaaaaaatatctttagtaGCAGAATTCTAGTAAGACAGCCTTTagtattaatatttgttttttgttttttgggttttttttttaaagaacattttgggGCTAAGGTTGTgcctcaatggtagagcacttgcctagcatgtgtgaggcactgggttcgattctcagcaccacatataaataaaaaaaataaaagatccattgacaactaaaaaaatattttaaaaaatgaacatttgtcGGTCActgtggtgcccacctgtaatcccagtgactcaggaggctgggacaggatgATCACATGTTcatagccagccttagcaatttagtgaggcgctaagcaacttaacaagaccctgtctcaaaataaaaaataaaaagggcttgggctgagatcgtggctcagtggtagagcactcgcctagcatgggccggacccgggttcgatcctcagcaccacataaaaataaaggctttgtgttgtgtccatctacaccaaaaaataaatattaaaaaaaaatattaaaaaaaaaaaagggggccgaggatgtggctcagtgcttcaGTAGGTTGCTGCCAGGTATAATGATGCCTGCCTATGATTACAGGAAACTCCTGaagcaggagatcacaagtttgaggccagcttcaggaatttagtgagaccctgtccccaaaaaaaattccttttaaagggctggagatgtaacccagaggtgaagcacccctgggttctatacctagtacccaccccaccccatccccaaaaaagaagaagttgaAAATGCAGAATGCTCAAGTCCCATACCCAGAGTTTGTGGTACAGCATGTCTGCTATAGGActggacaagaaaaaaaaaaattatctatttttttcactgagctgcatccccagcatttttatttattttattttgagacagggtcttgctaggttgcttaggatttagctaagttgctgaggctggcttcaaacttttgatccccttgcctcagcctaccaagccactgggattagaggtgtacaCCACTGCTACCAGTGAAAATGTACATTTCTAACAATTTATGAGGTGATACTGATGTTCTGGTCTGGGAAATACACTTTGAAATCCACTGTGCTAGATGACAATAGAAGTAAACATTTGCCAACAGCCAGATTCAATTAAGTACTGAgaacatgctaagcaaagtatCCAGTTTGCTAGAAAGTAACTTAGTATTAGAAATAAgactaaaataatctttttttttgagggcCTTGAATTAACAAGAAAGTGTTTCATACTGTATTCCGTAGCATGCATTATCACTGGAAACTTCTGGAGCCGTGGTGAGGCAGTGGTGAAGTAATAGCATATAGAGAGACTGAGGGTGAGGGGACCAAGATGCAGTCTACAAGAGTCTTCAACTAGGGCACAGGAACCTTATATGAAGCTCCTGATAAACAAAAAGTGTTCCCAAACCATCAATTTGGTTCACTGACCCATAACAAAAAGCATTCTTTTtatgttaaaacaaaaatagatggaggagggctgaggatgtagtcagtgacagagtgtttgcttagcatgcatgaggccctgggtaaGATCCCCAAcatcacaccaaaaaaaaaaaaaaaaagaggagaaaaaaaaaaggtgaaggaaATTGCAAAATCTACATAACTGTTTAAGATGCCAGAGTCTACTAATAAATTTTTCTAAAGTGGAAAAAAGATTTATAAGCTATTTAGAGCTTTATCTGTGAGGGTACCCTCCTtcccatccttttattttatttttttccctgcagtTACAGCTACGTTTGTGAAAAAACTTGGGAAATTCTTGTCAAAAGTAAATGAAGTTTGGAACATCACAGTGACACCTGTAGTT
This portion of the Marmota flaviventris isolate mMarFla1 chromosome 6, mMarFla1.hap1, whole genome shotgun sequence genome encodes:
- the Gtf3c6 gene encoding general transcription factor 3C polypeptide 6 isoform X2; the protein is MAAAEQPTREDREEEEDEAEQFVLVELSGIIDSDFLSKCENKCKILGIDTERPIMQLDSYVFAGEYEDTLGTCVIFEENAEHVDAEGNNKTLLKYKCHTMKKLSMTRTLLTEKKEGEENIGGVEWLQMKDNDFSYRPNMICSFLHENEDEGVAAASDKPLELEEREIQMKDSSNLIYEQEKSLHLETEESSPLVDIPSSEMEGSVFTETQGAPLEITPR
- the Gtf3c6 gene encoding general transcription factor 3C polypeptide 6 isoform X1; its protein translation is MAAAEQPTREDREEEEDEAQEQFVLVELSGIIDSDFLSKCENKCKILGIDTERPIMQLDSYVFAGEYEDTLGTCVIFEENAEHVDAEGNNKTLLKYKCHTMKKLSMTRTLLTEKKEGEENIGGVEWLQMKDNDFSYRPNMICSFLHENEDEGVAAASDKPLELEEREIQMKDSSNLIYEQEKSLHLETEESSPLVDIPSSEMEGSVFTETQGAPLEITPR